GTGCGCCGAAACGGTGCCGGCATTGGAACCAAGGAATCAACGGCAATGAGGAGGGAGCCTGTATGAGGTCCTGCGAGTGAAGAGGAACGCGTCGGTGACGGAGATCAAGAAGGTGTatatgtgtgggtgtgggtATAGAGGAGTAAAAtactcttccctctctctctctcacacacacaccaaaaactCACCAATCAACCTtgaaacctctctctctctctcaccaaaaACTCACCAATCAACCGTGAAACCTTCAAGTCTTGACCTCAATTGATCATCTTCGCGTGGTACAAGCCTTGGGTCGCGTGGGCTAAGCTCGGAGGAGGTGTATTTCGCTTAGTTTCGCTTTTGAAGTTCTAGGGCTCGAGTAACCTCTTGATTTCGGATTCGACACTCGAGGTAGAGATTTCTTACCCTCTCTATATGTCTATGAGTTGATCTTGTACCTGAATTGTGCTTTGGATCATTGGTAGTTATGTGGTGTTCGTCCTTGAAAATATGGTAAATCGTTGCTCGAAATGTCACCGTATcgataaaatctttttgctgtATCAATACCATTTCAATACCGTCACTTCAGAACTTTTGATTTGATTGTTATATCAATACAACCttttttgttgtatcgataccaggacCTTATGGACAGTTTTGCTGCATTTGTTCCATACTTCATCATTTTGACCCATGGTCACTTCTAATACTTCTTAAACACCTATAAACCATCTCTAAGCTTGGTTGCTCGTCTAGTAAGGATTCGTTGATTGTTCCCGTTCTCGAGACACTCGAAAAATGTAGTTTGGTATCGTTATAGACAAATGGTATATCGTAAAGTTATCTAAGAGTACCGTAGGCTATGTGAGGCGTTATGATGAGTATAGTTGGTGAACGCGAGCCGGTTTAGGGATCCGAAGGGTAACCCTAGTAACTTGTATCCTCATGATTCGTCACGTTGACTTTTCTAAATTATTTTGGCGCTCGTTCTTTGAGTTCCAAGTATCGATACTGGCGGGTAGTATGTCATAGAGTTGCTACAGGTTGGTACGTTTCTTAGGGTATTGTGACATACGTGGGAAAAGTGTGTATTGATTTGTTAGCCGATGTTATGATACAGTTGATTATTTGGAATGCTTTGAGTTATGAATGATCAATTGACATGTGGATATAGCGAGATTGGATACTACGGGTATCACCATTCGGTAGAACGGCCGAAATGGTGAGATGACCGGCTGAAAACGAACAGACGGTTATGCGATGTGCGATTCCGCTAACAAGcgatttattatataataaacaGATGGTTATGCAATGTGCGATTCCGCTAACCAGCGATTTATGATATAATGAACAGACGATTATGCGACGTACGATTCCGCAAACCAGCGAACTACGATACATGGATTGATGTTTGTTAATTGATGAAGGGACTAATGATTGATTTTATCAaggttttttttaaagaatggattttgtttttggaaaaaaagtttttattaaaaatcctccgactattcttgagcgaatcaatgGTTTctggtatttgggcacaaatcaacggactccgggtattcaagctcgaatcagaATTTGACCAATATAGGTCTTGTATTTCTCTACGTTATGTCgatttgaaaataaaagagaatgaTTTATGGGAAAAAACAGATTTGGAAGACAGATAATGACAGGGAAATGAGAAAGATTGTGGAATCATATGAGATGTGGTAAATGATTGAGAAACCGTTATTGGCTTGTTATGATTGATGTGAGAACGATAATAGTTTAGGCTTGACATATGAGTTGATAGAATCTTCATATAGGATGTCTAAAACTTTTGATCTTAGTGTGCTGCCTGATGATAATCATGTGTACTTAGGCGTATCAATCGTTACTCGTTCACTCTTGGGGCAAACATCATCGCATTTTCACATACTTCGTGtaaagatttttctattgagctaaTATAACTCAACCtgttatcattttcaggtgcatCTCAAGGTTACATGAAGTGTTTGAAGTGAATGTTTGACTTCATCATTTCGAAAGCTAGTATGGAAGAATCATTTTGACATTTCTGTAAAACTCTTGTGCGAAATGTATTTGTAATTTCCGTCATAATCTTTGACTTGGAAATCATATAGTCTCTAAAATTTGGGGTTGGAGTGCCATTACTTTAAACTTTTATACTTATCGTACTCTACAAGATTTAAGAAATGTCTTTTGGGATAATACTTGTATTTATTGTGTGAATTTCATTTATCGaaaactattattatttatgttaaaaaatgAAGGCATGACATAATGTAAGACAATCATCCCTAGCTCTAGTTGGAGTTGACATGCAAGTAAAATTAAAGGGTTAGAGGAACAAAATTTGGAATTGCTTAAAACTAGCTAGAGGGACGAATACGATAGTTGAAGTTGTGCGTAGGACCCTTCTCCGCATTTGGTGTAGAAGGGTACTGGAGCGCTACGAAAGAAATGTACGTACCATAATGTTCTCCTGTGATCGCAGCATGAAGAACATTGGAATTGTCATACTTCTGGTCATCTCCTGATTGCGATCGAGTACCTCTGCGATTAGATGGTCGAAAACATCCTCGTGTCCACGAGCCGCAGCAGCGTAAATAGGCGTCTCTCCCAAACGATTGCGTTCCCGAACCAATGATTGTTGTTTTCGCAAGAGGATTTCGACCACACTTTTTCGACCGAACCTCGCAGCTTCATGCAATGGCGTGTTCCCCTTGTCGTTTCTCCCAAACAGATCTTCACATTTTACTAtgctgctgttgctgctgttgttgttgccGTTGTCGTCGTCGATGAGTTTCTGAATCACGAATGCGTTTCCGTACATGGCTagaaaatggaggattgtgTTGCCTCCCGTGTCAAGTGGTATTCCACCTTCTTGTATCCAGAACTCGCGAATGGTTCCAAACGACGACAACCGCGACCGTGGTTCGCAATCTGACGCTGCTTTGAAAGCAGCAGAGCGACTGACTGAAATGGTGGAGGATGCCATCTTTGAATCCTCAagtagacaaaaattaacaactaTATATGGGAGGTAGTACTAGTGACTCTTTAGAGAGAAGAACTCAGAGAACCGTTTTGGCTGAGgtggaatttttttcccaatcaaCAACTGGAAGGAAATGACTCATGACTCGGCTTGACTACTGAGCTTCGTAGCCACCAGTTTCGATAACGTTTTTCTTGAAGGATTTAAAGGAGTGGTATGATAgccaatattaaaaaaaaaaaaagacatttttttctACTTTCAAATTTCTTGGTCAGTGGAAGGAAATGAGATTTCGTATTTATAGCTtcataaaaattcattttgccgagaaaaaaaaggtGACTCCCATGAGAAATAAAACAAGAGAAGGAATtctcttttaacttatgaaagcAAAGGGAAAGCAAGTGGGAACGAAGGAAGGAATTTTCTTTTATGTACGCGgatcaaagaaaaaaaggaatttaTGGACGGAAAGAAGAGAGATGGGGGACAGAACAAGAATAGGAGGTGGCTTTTCTGCAATTTAGGCCTCGACTACATTTTAGTCTCGTCATTTTTTAACCCATTTTAGAgttattttgatgattcgaatcGTCCACATTGTAGAGTTTTCCAAGTAGAATAGCCaagaaaaatgtcaagttaaTCAGACACCAAGTAGTTTATAATCAGATAccaatctttctatttttcattcagattttaagatcctgaaatttgaataaaaaatgagaaaattaaaTCGAATACCTAAACATATAGAATTGAACAAAATTTCCACAAatccattgaatttttttaaaattattaagcAACTCGAATTTTCTGTGCGTGACGATCCGAAATGGATCCCACATGACTGTTGATCATTTCCCACATCTTGCCGAGTAGATTTCGAAAACATAAATTTTATAGAAAAATGCAGAGTGtgcatgcatgttttttttaagggaaatgATCTCAAAGGTtatgaaattgaaaattgggaCCGGCACAACATTTTCctaagggaaaatgatggccacaaacgtgttttgataattaatacccgccaatgacattttcaatattaacaaatgttttcagcatgtctttgacggatattaattatcaaaatatatcatgggccgtcattttcgaTTTTCCTAAACTTCAGGCCCAGCAGGCCCGACCGAATGCTGGCCCAATAAAACtaaacaatgtaaaaatacTACAGTACGGCCAGAAACAGCAAATCCTGGACTTCGTcattgcgctctctctctctctctctctctctctctcaacttaaCGATTTTCCTGGTTTGGATCTCTCacttccagagagagagagaggaggaggatgacGGTGTTCCACTTCTTCAACTGCGCAATTCTAACTTTCGGCCCTCACGCCGTCTACTACTCCGCCACTCCGCTGTAAGTTCGTTCTTCTCAGCCTCCGTTTTCATCCACCCTAGTTATCTTCAACTACTCTTTTTCGTGCCAGTAATTACGCACAGATCTGTTATGGAATCTTCGTTTCGCGTCCGtgttattttttggagtctTTCTCGTCGCTTTGCACAAAGAAACCCTAAGTCACTATTAATTTCCAGCCGTTAATTGCCAATCCAATGAATTTGTAATcattggttttttgtttttgcgaTTTCTAGTTTTTTCTTACAAGCTAACCTGTCCACTCATTGACTCGTGTATGCACACGAAGTAGTTCGTTGGGCCATACAAAAACTCAATCCTACTACTTTATGTGTGGAGAGAGGGATCACACTTAACTTTGTTGTGCTCTACTTCCAATTAACTGACAACTTGAATAAAAACATTGCAGATTATATGTAAAGGAGAACCGTAACAGATTGGTTAGTGTTTCATAAAATTTTGTGGTTGCTACCCCCAAGGGTTAGTCCGGTTTGTTGGTGGGTTGGCTTCCCACGCAATTGACCAGCATTCAATTCTTGGGGTCAGGCtgcaaaaaagtaatttcttgtgaatttctcTAGTCCCGGTGTGGATGGGGTTGCCTTTGATCGGACCGGGAAGGGGATTAGTTGAGGTACACGTAAGTTAGCCCAGACACCCCTAACcatcacaccaaaaaaaaattgtggttgCCTTGATTGGCTTCTAGGTTCTTAATTTGCTGCATAGTAGCATCATGTTTCACCAAGGCATACGAAGAGTTGGTCGCTCATGGGTTTTTAGCTGGATTTTGTCCATATTTAAGATTAAGGAAATGGATGTCAGCAATAGTTTTGGTGGTGTACTATTAGACTTTCCTTTGTACATTCTTTCTAGAAGTACTTACctacagtgttctaaaactcgctACTCGCTCGGCCAAGCACCTTGGAGAGAGTACTCGGCGTTAGTCGGCGAGTACTCGGCGAGTAATGCCCACCGAGTAGGAGATTAGTCCCCTCGGCCAGGCACCTTGGTGCGAGTACCCACCGAGTACTCGGCGAGGAataccgagttttagaacactgcttaCCTATACGagatttttctcatttttgtcgAGAAGTTAGTGGGCTAATTTGTACCCTCTCATGGAGCCTCCCCTGCACATGTATGATCAGGAGTTCCATATACTTTCGTGGGTATTTGATACCAATGCAACCCACGAGGCCACGACTATATCTACATTTTTTAGTAGATTGTAAATTGGATTGCTTGAGTGCCTATCTTATGTGGAATTGCTTATGAAGAATCCTTTCATGTCACATGTGAAGTTGTTGCTGCACTCTCTATGCTGTAATTAGAACTTAGAAGTGAATTGATCATTGCATCCTGTGCACTTGAAACTTTCGTTGTTGATATTTTTCCCTAAATGGTTCTTTCTGTGTTATATCCATGAAATGAACTATTTAGCTGGCGTAAGATTATGAATATGCACATCTGTGTGTGGAGATAAAGTAAGCCGGGAGGGGACAAAGTTCATTGTGCAGTTTTATCTGCTACACGTACATATGAGATGCATTTGCTGTAATTATTTCTGTGCAGATCAGAGTATGATACTCTTGGTACTTCTGTTAAAGCCGCTCTCGTTTATCTTGGAACGGCATTAGTGAAGGTTGGTTATTGCTGTTGTATATTGCTCAATCATTTTATTCATTTTCTTGGACCTGTGTTTTACATGACTTCTTCTCCATctgattgtatttttttttttctcatgttCAACTTAATCATATATCAATTTCATTAACACTTCTACATTTTTTGCCTTGTGGCAGCTTGTTTGTCTGGCAACCTTTCTCAAGGTTTCTGAAAATGACAGCTTTGATCCGTACCAGGTACGTAATGGATGTGTTTTTGTGGTCTTGGTTGTTTAGATTTTATATGTATGATTGCATAACAGGAGTCCTcgtgtttttaaatttttttgttagatgAAAATCCATCTGTACTTGTAAGAAGGAAGAATCCAATAGTAGAACAATGTAACGATCATttgcagtttttatttatttatttatttttattttttttttatgttttattttaattttttttttttggggggggggggggagtctTTGATTGTTAGAACTTCAGTTATTCAGTCAATTGTGATGAAGAAATTTTCCTGAACTCCTCACAATATGTGAGTAGTTATAAGATGAAAGACAAATGTGTGTAGAAGAAAATATATGGGGGCTCGTTCAGTGATCCATCCAGTACTCTGTCTCCCCATCTATATGTGATTCGAGGGGAACGcaattgcatttcttttttacTTGAACCAAAATGGGTGAAAACAAATAGAAGTTTGTAAGGTTGAGGGGCTGTGCTAGCCCTAAAGGTGATCCAGGGAGATCAGCAAGTTCTCCAAGACTCAGGGTTGCCAAAGGCGGAGAGGAGGGAACCCAAGGCAAtctgagggagagagagtactATGGGAGTATTGGGATCTGTATCAGTGATAAGGAGATGAACAACCACTTATTTATGATGGCTTGGATGTCTTATATATAGGCAAAGAGTTTCTCTAAAAGGGGTATATGTCTGAAGGGCACGTGGAGGCTTCTGAATGACTGCCTGTTTGAAGGTCAAAGCCTATGGTCTTAGGGGACAAACCTATGACAGCCAAGTGTCATAGGTCAAGGGTTGTTGGGTTGGAGTCGGCTAATCAAGGGACACATGGAGGGTTATAAGAGGGTGGACAGAAAGGCGTTTATAGCCATGTGATGTTTGGGACTTGGGTTTGAAGTTTCAGCGTCCAGAGGTCAGTGATATGTGGGACTTCGTATGAATATTAGGTGGTAGGTGATGTCTTGTCCTTTGGTTTCAGAGGGTTGGTATGATTCCAATCCCAATAAAGCTGAGCTCTCAGTCAGCAGGTCTTCCTCTCCTTCTAAGACTGTTCTGAAGGTTAGCTCCTAAATGGAGCTTAAGCCTTCAGACAATTCCTTGGGTTCAAACCTCCATGCCTCATTCCTCCTTCGGTCCCGAGTCACCTGAGCCCTGCCTCAGCTCAAGTGTGGGTTACCGACCTTGGGAGTGGTCGTCCTTCAGAGAAGCCCTTGGGGGTTGTCTTTCAGCTATGACAACACTCACTCCTGAGGTCTCTTTTTTCCTTCAGCCCTTGAGATTCGGGCCAAGTATCCACAAAGTTAAAATCAGATCAGTGTTCTTCCCTAAGTCCTGTCCCCTGGGTGGCTTGTTGTATGAAGAGAAAGTGTCAATGTTGACATGAGATGATAAGTCTAGTAAAAGTTTGGATTCAAGTTGATCAATTCTCTGGAATGCTGGAATAATCTCTGACTGTACATGAATTTCGTAATCTACGTACGTAGATACATATTTTGAGGGACCAAATAATGTTGGAAAAAATCTCACACTAAATAGATTTTGTCTAGTTACTTATATGTTGTCAATTCCTGTGTGAGATTTGCAGTCATAAAGTATGTTTCATCTTTATTTCAGGAACTATTGAAAGCTTTGATCGGCTTTATTGATGTTGCTGGGCTGTACTTTGCCTTGACACAGTTGACTCACAGGAACATCTCTCAAAATCATAAGTTCCAAGCTGTTGGACTTGGTGAGGGAAGCTTGACTCCAGTTGATTTGACATCCAATTGCTTTTTACTGCCTATTCTGGATGGATTTGTGGCTATTTCTTCTTTAGTTATATTTATAGGCTATCATGGTTTTTGTCCTTTGTTTAGTTTGTCATGCATTGTCGTTAGAGTAGCCGTATCTAGTTCTAATGTTAGTAGGAATCTTAGGATTATGACCTAGAAAGATCATTCTGGCTACTATGCTACTATGCTATGTTACCTTTGGAATTAGAGTTGGTGAACTTTTGTGGAAATACCTGCTGTAGTTCTTTCGAATGATGGGGAGGTTACTATGTAGGATTATCTTCATCTTGCTTGACAGTATGGTACCATTTTCCTTTTGGCAGGGTGGGCTTTTGCAGACTCTGTTCTGCATCGGTTGGCACCCCTATGGGTTGGTGCTAGAGGACTAGAATTTACTTGGGACTACATCCTGCAAGGCCTTGAAGCAAATGCAAATCTGGTAtgatatcattttttttggttcagaATCTGCATGCGAGTTATGTACTGTATCAAACTCTTGGAATGCACATAATAATTCGTATTGTTAGGTGGGTTGATACTTTTGTCATGACAATGCCCTGAGTCTGTTGATATGgttattcttctttctttttttttgtaaaagagagagattattcTTTTCctggttgattttgttttcatgCTCCGTGATTCAGGTGTTGAGTATATCTCTTGCTGCGTTGGGATCTTTGATGTGGCTTCGGAAAAACAAACCCAAGACATTGATACCCATAATATATGCGTGTGCAGGGATTGTGGCTACGATGCCATCCATCACGAGGTCTGTTATCCATATTGCTTCATAGTCATAGAATTATCCCCATGTAACAATAATTAAATCCTCTAAATTGTCCTATGAaacaaagaattgaaagcgATATTGATCAACCGGTGTTACATCTGAAATATGATAGGTAGCATATGGTGCTCGAGTTACCAAGTTTTGTGTCTTCATTACATACAGTTGGAACCTTTATAAACCAGAGTTATTTCTTGTCTAAACTGAATCTTAGTACGTCCTCATTCCCACGTATCTTACAGTACTTCTCACAAGCTAGTGTTTTATACAAGTTGATATGAATAGATGGCTATGTTTAGCTGCTGAAATTTGTTTAACTCTTGAACATTGGTCAGGCCACCTTTTTGAGTTATGAATAATGATAATTGGCATTACTCAAAAGTGTTATTGCAAAACATTTTCTGCAATTATATCCATCGTGCCTAATAATGGGTTTTTTGCAGCTATCTAAGGCGTGGCTTGGGATGGCACTTTCCAGAGGTGGTAGGATTTGAGCTCTTCACTTCTCTGGTGATGGCCTTCACTAGCTGGCAGCTCTTTGCTGCATGTCAGAGACCCTCCAGCTGATTACGCCTGAGATCATCCCTTGTAAGGCTGAGAGAACAATGGAAGCTCCAAGCCAtaggttagagagagagagagaggatcccAGTCAAGTATTATTGTTGAGATGACTGTTTTCAGAACGTGCTGAAGTCTAATTTCTATGCTGATCCAGCACTCTGTTTGGGAAATTTATTTCTTGGAGATAAGTAGTCTTGTTCTCCATTTGTCACTGAACCTTGTATTACAAGGGCTTGTACTAACCATCATAATCGGTTGGAGAATTTTGCAATTGTGTCACCCTTTCACCAGTCCAATGTTGTTCGCGAGTGCGAACGTTACACTGTATCGGTTAATACATTAGACAGTGGGGTGGGTTTCACTTTAAGCAGCGGTGTGTACCCTACCCATAAAACAGTTCAtaaaggtgaacaaaattgttgaCTCCCTATGAAGCTTAAGGTTACCAATTGCTAGAGTAATAactttgagtttttcttgttttgcccCAGCAGCAGATAGCAATGACATAAATTCATGATATGTGAATCATATATGATCAAAAGGAACTTAAACTTCCGGTGAGCAAGGTTGTCAAATCTTGAATCGGAATGGTCCTTTTTCTAATCGTGAATCGAATTGAATCATGAATTGCTCCGattcggtcataatttttatAGTGCATGAAAACATATGCTTATTGATTAGAATAACTAAAATATATACTATGAATGCAAGTTTTAGACCTAAGTCAATAAAAAGGTTCTTTAAAATAATGATTTGATAATAATGTGGGGTATGCTGCTTCTATTGCAACTTGCAACTTCCAAGTAATGAGGATTTGTGTATTCTACTTATGGTCTGTTTTTTGTGAAAAAGAGGTAAAATTACAAAACAAAGAAGGTTTACTAGTGTCTTTGCCCGTTCGATCAATGGGGATGAAAAAAACTTAGTgagaaagaagataatttcatgCAAAATATAGATTAAGAATTGAGATAATTTCATGTTATTGATTACACTTAGTTTcgttttcaaataaaaatacacTCCATATTCTacatttttaaataaagaataaaaaaactaagaaGTGAGAAAATTTCATGTAGGAgagaactttttattttacGTAACTACATTCTTGTTAGTGTATAGTATAGATAGAGATAGGGTGGttgtatttcattttctgtCTTTTTATTCACTCGAGTAATagatttgcttttctttttactaCTTCTAACACTACATAAGGAGAAACGTAGACAAAAAATGACATACCACAATTCTAAAGAGGTGAAACAAATAGTTTGAACCCtttaccaacaacaaaaaaacaagaaaatagtcAACAATGAACTTAAAGACATTTTAAGTGAATCGAACGTTCACCGGTCCACTTATGATTCACACCTATTTCTGATCCACCAGTTCACTAATCATTGGCAGCTATTTCCAATCCACTAAATCAGATCGAATCGTACAATTCCAACAACTATGCCAATGAGTACGAAAACACCTTGCTGCTAGGATACAGACACGACACGCTATTGTTCACTGGCCGATTTCTGTTTCTGGTCTCACCAATTGAATACATCAATCACATCAAAAATATACTCCCCTTTCCGGCTGAAGTAAATATATCTAACAGAAGACACAGTAGTAAATATAGCTTACTAAAAAACTGGAACACCTTTGTTTACTTGTACTCTTCATATCCAAAAGGGCAACATATGTGTACATCAAAAAGCCCACCAAAAACTTCCAAATTACACCATACTTTTCCTCCATAATACCATAATCATAAGGAAGAACACAAGAATTGATACACTAGAGCTCTAATTTCACTTCCTcggacattttcagcatcttCCACGCTTTGTAGGGGAACGGGACACCCGAGTCAGTGCACTTACCTCTACAACAACTCGGAAGATAATAACATCCATGACAATTCCATCGTGAGTTCCACAAGCTAGCTCAAACAGACACACATCAAATTCTTCCAAGTTGTTTTAAAAGCGAAATCCTTCCAACCACCATCCAGTCCACTACTGGCACCAACACCAACTCTACACTTATATTTGGCATGCAATGTCTTCTCGTTCTCTTTGATACGAAGAGTCACATCTTGGCTCTTACGAGGCAAATGGCAATGCACCCATTCAGAAGGAATCGTCCCCATCAAATAGTGTTGCACAAAGGGAAGTCAGTCAAGATCATACTTCAAAAAATATCTACGATTGAAGTTTTTCATATCAGCCAGCATATCTGTATATATAGCCTAACGAATAATAACAGAAGATTTAGAATATGGAATTGGTTCTCACTCTTTTTTTACATTAGGGCTCGTTTTCCGTCTTTATCCTTACGAATTTACACCATTTCCCTTTTGGTGTTTCACTCATTTCACATAtataattttgtaaatctaCAAGATGCAGATGGTATAAAGAGGAGCGACATAATCAATCACAGAACATAATACAATCAAATTATGAACTACAAGAATTTACCATGAAGaaatttatgtatatatgtgagGGTCGCATCACTATTCTAAAACTGTTTGGGGTTGATGCTGCAAGTGCCATTTTTAGCGCATTCCTTTTTTCCTCTTCCATTACAGGTCTTCGGGTGGATACATTCTGCAGATGATAGCTCTCAACCAATCCTTCTTTCGTAGCTGAATCATTTATAAATCAAAGAACCAATCAGAAGACATGCATATTTCACAACCCCCAATATCGAACAACAGAATAACCACAAGATGGCCATACCATGGAATTTGGAATTGAACTAAAATAGCGACAACAAATAAGAATACACAGGCCAaagagattttgaaagactTCTTAGATTAGAAATCGTATGTACCAAACCAAGGaatttttgtctattttctaaAACCAACAAAGAAACATTAAAGACAATTAACTATAGTATGTGAGAGAACTATGCAAATAAAATTTGACACATTGCATGTTTGGGAAAATAAGAAGGCTTACCCGAATCAACCTTTTGCAACACCACACGCTTGCCATGATGAGTCATGACATCGCTAGCTTCATCCCCAGTCCTGGCTTGGGTGCGCCATCCCAAGAACACTTACTGCAGATTCTCATTGTTTCTTGGTCTTTCTGATGGACTACATCCTACCCAATCCGAGGAGTCATGTCCAACTTCAACAGGACTCTCCCCCGTGTTTCTCTTTGTTTGGAATCCAATATCTAGTTTTGTATGTCCACAAACTCCACATTTTCTAAGAAAATATAAAGATTCCCTCTCACAAAAGTTCTAcccattaaatataaaataaaaaaaaacaatgactCCCCGACGTACGTAAAGATCTAGACATCATCTTCTTTGAGAGGATGATCCTCAACAAATTCTTTCCAATCATGTTTGAAAAGCAAGGTCTCCCCGCTTGCGATCAGTCTTACATTCCACATAGCACCACTTGGACCTATTACGGTTATATTTTGAggtaatttctttttcatgttTCTGGCAAATTTTTCTGGaatatcctgcaaaaaaaaattagagaattACCTTCCACTTCgcatcattcaaaaaaaaaaatttgctgttTAACCCAACGGCCTAAAAGCACAAAATTAAATCTAGTAATAAAAAAGACCCTAAAATAGAATattcaacaaaaataactaaaggaGGCACCATAACCAAAATGAAACACTACTATCCTCGTGAGTGTCGAGGATCTTGACCAAGAGAACAAATGTGCCAAAGATCTAGTAACATATTTCTTCAAGAAAGTTGTAAATATCAAACCATGGGGTGCTCAATACAGAAAAAATAGATGGTCAATAGATAATATGCAGATTCTCGAGTAGCAAAATTTCGCTGAATGCAGGATTTTGCTCATTGCACCTTTTACAGAGCAGCAAAAGGTATCACAAACATTGAGCATTTC
The sequence above is drawn from the Rhododendron vialii isolate Sample 1 chromosome 6a, ASM3025357v1 genome and encodes:
- the LOC131331128 gene encoding uncharacterized protein LOC131331128 encodes the protein MTVFHFFNCAILTFGPHAVYYSATPLSEYDTLGTSVKAALVYLGTALVKLVCLATFLKVSENDSFDPYQELLKALIGFIDVAGLYFALTQLTHRNISQNHKFQAVGLGWAFADSVLHRLAPLWVGARGLEFTWDYILQGLEANANLVLSISLAALGSLMWLRKNKPKTLIPIIYACAGIVATMPSITSYLRRGLGWHFPEVVGFELFTSLVMAFTSWQLFAACQRPSS
- the LOC131328296 gene encoding uncharacterized protein LOC131328296, with protein sequence MAESVAGVEKEMLNDIPEKFARNMKKKLPQNITVIGPSGAMWNNFCERESLYFLRKCGVCGHTKLDIGFQTKRNTGESPVEVGHDSSDWFNSKFHATKEGLVESYHLQNVSTRRPVMEEEKRNALKMALAASTPNSFRIVMRPSHIYINFFMAIYTDMLADMKNFNRRYFLKYDLD
- the LOC131331127 gene encoding uncharacterized protein LOC131331127; translation: MASSTISVSRSAAFKAASDCEPRSRLSSFGTIREFWIQEGGIPLDTGGNTILHFLAMYGNAFVIQKLIDDDNGNNNSSNSSIVKCEDLFGRNDKGNTPLHEAARFGRKSVVEILLRKQQSLVRERNRLGETPIYAAAARGHEDVFDHLIAEVLDRNQEMTRSMTIPMFFMLRSQENIMDLL